The genomic region gaaaaaaacataACTGCATGACAGCTCTTGATGACATAAATTTTTTTGACACTTAAAATAAATCAGATTAAAATGGAAAGGAACTTCTCGTGATTCTAATGTGGTATAGGGCTGGCCCAGTTTTGTCAAATTTATCTTCGTTTATTTCAGAGCTACGACTTTCTATATCGATAATACTGAGGAGATGCCAGTTCGACGAATATCTTGTTGACTTAATATATTCTAAGTTTCATCTAATAACGACAAAAAAAAGCACATTATTGATACTAAACAATTAGGCGAACACTAAATTGGAAGAAACCAAAGTAAAACTTTGTAATGTGGAAACTGTAAACGATAGTCTAATCCTAATCTATCCGTTCAAGCTTTACAATATCCCAAAATAACTTCCATTATATCCTACAGCTAAAAACTAACTACCGTTAGTAGAGGCTCTACGCTCGTTTCTCCATACGGAAAATACAAAATTCTGCAAATACATTGCTCCTCTTGTTGACATAAAATGTGGGTCTGTTGAGGCTCTGCGGCGAGCTCCTTGGCTCTCTCCGGTTCAACAATCCAGTCAGTCCGCACCAACACAGATATCATGAAAATGAGGCACGACACTTGCGCTGCAAGCATGCCAAGCCATAGACCCACAAGTTCAAATTTGTACACAAAACACAGAGTCAGTGCAACGGGCGTCCTGATCAAATAGAAAGAGCCCAAATTAATATGTGCTGCACCGCTCGGCCGAGCGCTGCCTCGGAGGACTCCACATGCCGTCGTTTGCGTCCAATTCGCGAGCTCACAGAGCCCCACTATTGGCAGTGTCGACGAGACCAGCGACAGAATCTGTGGATTTTGAGTGAACATTCTACCCCACGAGTGACACACGGTTAATGTAAAGCCCATCGGTAGAAAGCTCAGTAAAGCAGCCAATGCGATTGCAACTGTCATGGCAGTGCGGGCCTTGGCCGGTCTGTTTGCACCGAGCTCGTTTCCCACTCTCGTCGAAAGTGCCACGTCCAGCGACGATGGAAATATGTAAAGGAATGCCGTGGTCTGGATGAGAATTCCCATGGAGGCTACGGTTGTTTTGGGGTCTAGCAATAGTCCACAGATAAGAATCATGAACTCGTACCACCACCACTCTAAGCACACCGATGCGCAGCTGGGGATGGCCAGTCTCAGAAACGACGTCCACTCTTTCAGGCATTCTCTCGACAGCCCCGGCAGCGAATCCATGTAAACTCCCGACAGGCATATGTAGCACACCAAGCATATAACAATGTTAAATTCTGTCCACACGGCAGCCAGGGCAACACCTCGGATTGATAGTTTGAAATATACCACAAGAAGAAAATTGATGGGAATGTGAAGAAGAAGAGCCACGCCTGCTGAAACTGTGAGCGGAAGGATGGAGCTCTGCGTTCGAAGGAAAATCCTGAGTGGATGAAGAAATGACAGAGCGATGAGATCGGGCAAAGAGTAAAGAACGTACGTACCTGCCATCCTGGTGATGTTCTCATCCTGCCCGCACCAGAGCAGAATCGATTCGACGTTTAACCACAGCAAACCGATGGGCACAGAGGCGCATAGAAGAATGAGAATTGTTCTTTGAAGAGAGTGGCCGATAAGTCTCCACTGTTTCGCCCCAAAAGCCTGACTGCACTCGGGTTTGTTGACCCCGTTTT from Cryptomeria japonica chromosome 3, Sugi_1.0, whole genome shotgun sequence harbors:
- the LOC131044035 gene encoding protein DETOXIFICATION 49-like — translated: MYTFWHQGQNGVNKPECSQAFGAKQWRLIGHSLQRTILILLCASVPIGLLWLNVESILLWCGQDENITRMAGTYVLYSLPDLIALSFLHPLRIFLRTQSSILPLTVSAGVALLLHIPINFLLVVYFKLSIRGVALAAVWTEFNIVICLVCYICLSGVYMDSLPGLSRECLKEWTSFLRLAIPSCASVCLEWWWYEFMILICGLLLDPKTTVASMGILIQTTAFLYIFPSSLDVALSTRVGNELGANRPAKARTAMTVAIALAALLSFLPMGFTLTVCHSWGRMFTQNPQILSLVSSTLPIVGLCELANWTQTTACGVLRGSARPSGAAHINLGSFYLIRTPVALTLCFVYKFELVGLWLGMLAAQVSCLIFMISVLVRTDWIVEPERAKELAAEPQQTHILCQQEEQCICRILYFPYGETSVEPLLTVVSF